From the genome of Nitrospinota bacterium:
CTTCCAGATTTTTTGATAGAGATAGTAACAAAAAACAATGCTTATAATGAATGTATTTAACCAAAAAAAGAGTATGGGTGCATTTTGATTCTCTAGTACCATAAAGAATCCCAAGAGCACTACGTAGATAAGCCCAAGGGAGAAAGACCAACGGATCATCCGTTGATTGTTTCTTTGGCCAAAGCTCTCATATAAAATCAATCTTGCTCCATTAAGCGCATGAAATATCAGGGGGACTGTTAAAAGCCATTCAAGGAATTTAAAGAAAAAATTGTCGTAAAAAGCCATTTTAGCAGTAAATAGAGAAGGACTGGAAAGAAGAGAAAGGGTGTAAATATGAAACAGTAGATATAAGACAAGAACTAATCCGGCAATTCGATGCGACCAGGATAATACGAATTTCCATCCTCTGGTATTAGCATAAAAGGAGATAAATGGTATACGATTTAGATAACCTAAAATGGATGCCTCAACATCTGTTCTCATGTTCAACTCAAAACTCCAGTATAATGATGTTATACGTTCACATAGATTCTTTCTTTGGTGTTTTACCTTCGAGTTTTTCCATAGAGGCCAAAAAAGGACCGAGGGCTACCTCAATGTGTTGACGAACAACCTTCTCTATCTCTCCCTCAGAGACCTTTTTTTCTTTAAATAAATCTATAATTCGGCGATGGACCTTTAGGGAATTTCTAAAATCTTCTTTATAATAGTGATGAGTGTATCGATGCCACAAAGTATGCATGCGAAGATTGTGAAGAAGGGCAATCAAGGTTTCATTTCCTGAGGCATTGATAAAGATTTCATGAAAGGCAATGTGATTTTTTGCATAGTCAATGAAATCTTCTCTTTGAGCTGCCTCCTCCATATATTCAATGACCTCTCCCATTTCATTGATATCCTGATCTCTCAAGTTTTCGTATGCCAAACGTGCTGCAAGCCCCTCTAAAATAGCCCGCACAGGAAAATTTTCTTCAATGTCTTGCTTAGTAATTCTTTTAACAAAGGTACCTCTGCGGGGCAGGATCTCAACAAGGCCTTCTTTCTCTAAAATTCTAAAGGCTTCTCTTAAAGGGGTACGGCTGATATCAAACTCATTTTTTAGGGAGTCTTCAAGGAGCTGGTCACCACCTTTGAATCTCCCAGTCAATATGTCATCTCTGAGAGTATTAGCAATCTGATCCACTAATGAAACAGATCTAAAAACCCTTTGGCCCCCTGTTGTATTGGAGGGAAAGAGAATGTCTGAGTCTTTTTTCTGAATTTTCATCACTATCATTCATTGGCATCAAAATAACATATTTACCTATCCCTGAAATATATTTGCTACGTCATCTATCTTTTCAAGGTTTAGGGCTAACTCTACAATTCTATCTTTTTGATGCTTTGTTATTATTTTTCCACAGAGTTTATTGAATTTTTGAATCACTTCCTTTTCAGAAAAGGGATTCTCCGGGTCACCTTTGGGAAATTCACA
Proteins encoded in this window:
- a CDS encoding GntR family transcriptional regulator codes for the protein MKIQKKDSDILFPSNTTGGQRVFRSVSLVDQIANTLRDDILTGRFKGGDQLLEDSLKNEFDISRTPLREAFRILEKEGLVEILPRRGTFVKRITKQDIEENFPVRAILEGLAARLAYENLRDQDINEMGEVIEYMEEAAQREDFIDYAKNHIAFHEIFINASGNETLIALLHNLRMHTLWHRYTHHYYKEDFRNSLKVHRRIIDLFKEKKVSEGEIEKVVRQHIEVALGPFLASMEKLEGKTPKKESM